A region of Arabidopsis thaliana chromosome 5, partial sequence DNA encodes the following proteins:
- a CDS encoding RING/U-box superfamily protein (RING/U-box superfamily protein; FUNCTIONS IN: zinc ion binding; EXPRESSED IN: 22 plant structures; EXPRESSED DURING: 13 growth stages; CONTAINS InterPro DOMAIN/s: Zinc finger, RING-type (InterPro:IPR001841), Zinc finger, C3HC4 RING-type (InterPro:IPR018957); BEST Arabidopsis thaliana protein match is: RING/U-box superfamily protein (TAIR:AT1G23980.1); Has 9426 Blast hits to 9402 proteins in 296 species: Archae - 0; Bacteria - 0; Metazoa - 2235; Fungi - 712; Plants - 5071; Viruses - 76; Other Eukaryotes - 1332 (source: NCBI BLink).): MSWVRFTIEQKDGNFAYPPPFYKDPILSPPSPPPPSSGNRISPAVLFVIVILAVLFFISGLLHLLVRFLIKHPSATASSRSNRFPEISTSDALQRQLQQLFHLNDSGLDQAFIDALPVFHYKEIVGSAGGGGGNGAAQEPFDCAVCLCEFSEKDKLRLLPMCSHAFHLNCIDTWLQSNSTCPLCRGTLFSPGFSMENPMFDFDDIREDEEGVTENGSQKTMEIQEIVVEKGVLPVRLGKFKRLDNVGNGQGQDVVAGGETSSSNLDARRCFSMGSYQYILGNSELKVPFANDRLPRLKPQDKESEQTGNSSSEDNKKINTVAKGESFSVSKIWLWPKKDKFSSDAQRRLPSSSLNVDDLPKLPWMEEHKKLENDGR; encoded by the coding sequence ATGTCTTGGGTTCGATTCACAATTGAGCAAAAAGATGGGAACTTTGCGTACCCACCACCGTTTTACAAAGACCCAATTCTTTCTCCGCcgtctcctccaccaccgtcGTCCGGTAACAGAATCAGTCCGGCGgttttgtttgtaattgtGATTCTAGCTGTCTTGTTCTTCATTTCTGGGCTTCTTCATTTGCTCGTCAGGTTTCTTATTAAGCATCCTTCTGCTACTGCTTCTTCAAGGTCTAATAGATTCCCAGAGATCTCAACTAGTGATGCTCTTCAAAGACAGCTTCAACAGCTTTTTCATTTGAATGATTCTGGTCTTGATCAAGCTTTTATCGATGCTTTACCTGTTTTTCACTACAAGGAGATTGTTGGTAGtgctggtggtggtggtggtaatGGTGCTGCTCAAGAGCCGTTTGATTGCGCGGTTTGTCTCTGTGAGTTCTCTGAGAAAGATAAGCTGAGGTTGTTGCCAATGTGTAGCCATGCTTTTCATTTGAACTGTATTGATACTTGGCTTCAGTCAAATTCGACTTGTCCTCTTTGTCGTGGTACTCTCTTTTCCCCTGGTTTCTCAATGGAGAACCCGATGTTTGATTTCGATGATATaagagaagacgaagaggGTGTGACCGAGAATGGAAGTCAGAAAACTATGGAGATTCAAGAAATCGTTGTGGAGAAAGGTGTTTTACCGGTTAGATTGGGGAAATTTAAGAGGCTTGACAATGTTGGTAATGGCCAAGGTCAGGATGTTGTTGCCGGAGGAGAGACTAGTAGTAGTAATTTGGATGCAAGGAGATGTTTCTCAATGGGTTCGTATCAGTATATACTCGGTAACTCGGAACTTAAAGTCCCGTTTGCCAACGACAGACTGCCGCGTTTGAAACCTCAGGACAAAGAATCTGAGCAGACAGGGAATTCATCATCAGAAGACAATAAAAAGATCAATACTGTGGCTAAAGGAGAGAGCTTTTCGGTTTCGAAGATTTGGTTGTGGCCTAAGAAAGATAAGTTCTCTTCAGATGCTCAAAGAAGGTTGCCTTCTTCATCACTTAACGTTGATGATCTTCCGAAACTTCCATGGATGGAAGAACATAAGAAGCTGGAGAACGACGGAAGGTAG
- the SWEET8 gene encoding Nodulin MtN3 family protein (Nodulin MtN3 family protein; CONTAINS InterPro DOMAIN/s: MtN3/saliva-related transmembrane protein, conserved region (InterPro:IPR018169), RAG1-activating protein 1 homologue (InterPro:IPR018179), RAG1-activating protein-1-related (InterPro:IPR004316); BEST Arabidopsis thaliana protein match is: Nodulin MtN3 family protein (TAIR:AT4G10850.1); Has 30201 Blast hits to 17322 proteins in 780 species: Archae - 12; Bacteria - 1396; Metazoa - 17338; Fungi - 3422; Plants - 5037; Viruses - 0; Other Eukaryotes - 2996 (source: NCBI BLink).), with translation MVDAKQVRFIIGVIGNVISFGLFAAPAKTFWRIFKKKSVEEFSYVPYVATVMNCMLWVFYGLPVVHKDSILVSTINGVGLVIELFYVGVYLMYCGHKKNHRRNILGFLALEVILVVAIILITLFALKGDFVKQTFVGVICDVFNIAMYGAPSLAIIKVVKTKSVEYMPFLLSLVCFVNAGIWTTYSLIFKIDYYVLASNGIGTFLALSQLIVYFMYYKSTPKEKTVKPSEVEISATERV, from the exons ATGGTTGATGCAAAACAAGTTCGTTTCATCATCGGAGTTATCG GAAATGTTATCTCCTTTGGTCTCTTTGCCGCACCAGC GAAGACTTTCTGGAGgatcttcaagaagaaatCAGTGGAAGAGTTTTCGTATGTGCCGTACGTAGCAACGGTGATGAATTGTATGTTGTGGGTGTTTTACGGTCTCCCTGTGGTTCACAAAGACAGTATTCTAGTTTCAACCATTAATGGTGTTGGGTTAGTTATCGAACTTTTCTACGTTGGTGTCTACTTGATGTACTGTGGTCACAAGAAGAACCATCGA AGGAACATTTTGGGATTCTTAGCTCTTGAAGTTATTTTGGTGGTGGCTATCATTCTTATTACGCTCTTTGCGCTTAAGGGTGATTTTGTTAAGCAAACATTTGTTGGTGTGATTTGCGATGTCTTCAACATTGCTATGTATGGAGCTCCTTCATTGGCCATT ATTAAAGTGGTAAAAACAAAGAGTGTTGAATACATGCCATTCTTGTTGTCTTTGGTCTGTTTCGTTAATGCTGGAATTTGGACTACTTACTCGCTCATCTTCAAGATCGATTACTACGTCCTC GCAAGTAATGGGATTGGAACCTTTTTGGCACTTTCTCAGTTGATAGTGTACTTCATGTACTATAAGTCAACTCCAAAGGAGAAGACGGTGAAGCCATCAGAAGTTGAGATTTCTGCTACGGAGAGGGTTTAG
- the SWEET8 gene encoding Nodulin MtN3 family protein (Nodulin MtN3 family protein; CONTAINS InterPro DOMAIN/s: MtN3/saliva-related transmembrane protein, conserved region (InterPro:IPR018169), RAG1-activating protein 1 homologue (InterPro:IPR018179), RAG1-activating protein-1-related (InterPro:IPR004316); BEST Arabidopsis thaliana protein match is: Nodulin MtN3 family protein (TAIR:AT5G62850.1); Has 930 Blast hits to 898 proteins in 113 species: Archae - 0; Bacteria - 6; Metazoa - 172; Fungi - 0; Plants - 646; Viruses - 0; Other Eukaryotes - 106 (source: NCBI BLink).), giving the protein MVDAKQVRFIIGVIGNVISFGLFAAPAKTFWRIFKKKSVEEFSYVPYVATVMNCMLWVFYGLPVVHKDSILVSTINGVGLVIELFYVGVYLMYCGHKKNHRRNILGFLALEVILVVAIILITLFALKGDFVKQTFVGVICDVFNIAMYGAPSLAIIKVVKTKSVEYMPFLLSLVCFVNAGIWTTYSLIFKIDYYVLVIMGLEPFWHFLS; this is encoded by the exons ATGGTTGATGCAAAACAAGTTCGTTTCATCATCGGAGTTATCG GAAATGTTATCTCCTTTGGTCTCTTTGCCGCACCAGC GAAGACTTTCTGGAGgatcttcaagaagaaatCAGTGGAAGAGTTTTCGTATGTGCCGTACGTAGCAACGGTGATGAATTGTATGTTGTGGGTGTTTTACGGTCTCCCTGTGGTTCACAAAGACAGTATTCTAGTTTCAACCATTAATGGTGTTGGGTTAGTTATCGAACTTTTCTACGTTGGTGTCTACTTGATGTACTGTGGTCACAAGAAGAACCATCGA AGGAACATTTTGGGATTCTTAGCTCTTGAAGTTATTTTGGTGGTGGCTATCATTCTTATTACGCTCTTTGCGCTTAAGGGTGATTTTGTTAAGCAAACATTTGTTGGTGTGATTTGCGATGTCTTCAACATTGCTATGTATGGAGCTCCTTCATTGGCCATT ATTAAAGTGGTAAAAACAAAGAGTGTTGAATACATGCCATTCTTGTTGTCTTTGGTCTGTTTCGTTAATGCTGGAATTTGGACTACTTACTCGCTCATCTTCAAGATCGATTACTACGTCCTCGTAA TAATGGGATTGGAACCTTTTTGGCACTTTCTCAGTTGA
- a CDS encoding HD domain-containing metal-dependent phosphohydrolase family protein (HD domain-containing metal-dependent phosphohydrolase family protein; FUNCTIONS IN: catalytic activity; INVOLVED IN: biological_process unknown; LOCATED IN: cellular_component unknown; EXPRESSED IN: 24 plant structures; EXPRESSED DURING: 12 growth stages; CONTAINS InterPro DOMAIN/s: Metal-dependent phosphohydrolase, HD subdomain (InterPro:IPR006674), Metal-dependent phosphohydrolase, HD domain (InterPro:IPR003607); BEST Arabidopsis thaliana protein match is: HD domain-containing metal-dependent phosphohydrolase family protein (TAIR:AT5G40290.1); Has 30201 Blast hits to 17322 proteins in 780 species: Archae - 12; Bacteria - 1396; Metazoa - 17338; Fungi - 3422; Plants - 5037; Viruses - 0; Other Eukaryotes - 2996 (source: NCBI BLink).), with translation MGAYCDENLSSLPVFSSGAPANELRFSKHVYDNVHGNIYLDPLCLKFIDTEQFQRLRELKQLGVTNMVYPGAVHSRFEHSLGVYWLAGETAQRLKNFQGMELGIDNYDLQTVRLAGLLHDIGHGPFSHMFEREFLPKVISDCQWSHELMSVNMIDHMVDTHHIDIDAQMLKRVKDMILASTEFSQLKGNAEKRFLYDIVANGRNGIDVDKFDYLVRDSRACGLGSNFQFQRLTETMRVLDNEICFRAKEYLSVHKLFATRADLYRTVYTHSKVKAIELMIVDAMVKANNHLEISSMINDPSEYWKLDDTILKTIEIAPDPELAEAKELILRVRRRQLYQFCNEYAVPKDKIDHFKAVTPQDIICSQKHTSLTLKEEDIAVTNVKIDLARGRENPLECINFYKDYDSAEKFVIPEDRVSHLLPTTYQDMIVRVYAKKPELVEAVSEAFENFQMRTYGIKAQVHATPEKKKRRVM, from the exons CTTTGTTTAAAATTCATTGACACTGAGCAGTTTCAGAG GCTTCGTGAACTAAAGCAACTTG GAGTGACAAACATGGTATATCCAGGAGCTGTACATTCGAGATTTGAGCACTCTCTAGGCGTGTATTGGCTTGCAGGCGAAACTGCTCAGAGGCTAAAAAATTTCCag GGAATGGAGCTTGGTATTGACAATTATGATCTTCAGACTGTGAGACTTGCTG GACTTCTCCATGATATTGGCCATGGGCCTTTCAGTCATATGTTTGAGCGTGAATTCCTTCCAAAGGTCATAAGTGACTGTCAGTG GTCTCATGAGTTAATGTCTGTAAACATGATTGACCATATGGTTGATACACATCACATCGATATTGATGCTCAAATGCTGAAAAGAGTGAAG GACATGATACTAGCTAGTACTGAATTTTCACAGCTGAAA GGCAATGCAGAGAAGCGTTTCTTGTATGATATTGTTGCTAATGGTCGAAATGGGATTGATGTGGACAA GTTTGACTACCTTGTCCGTGATTCTCGAGCTTGTGGACTGGGATCCAATTTTCAATTCCAAAG ACTGACAGAGACGATGAGAGTCCTGGACAATGAAATCTGCTTCCGCGCCAAGGAGT ATCTTAGTGTCCACAAGTTATTTGCAACTCGAGCTGATCTTTATCGAACCGTCTACACGCATTCGAAAGTAAAG GCGATAGAGCTGATGATAGTAGATGCCATGGTCAAAGCCAACAATCATTTGGAAATTTCTTCTATGATTAATGACCCATCTGAATACTGGAAG TTAGACGACACAATCCTCAAAACTATCGAAATAGCTCCAGATCCAGAACTTGCAGAAGCGAAAGAGCTGATACTCCGTGTTCGCAGAAGGCAGTTGTACCaa TTCTGTAACGAATATGCGGTTCCAAAGGACAAAATCGATCATTTCAAAGCTGTCACTCCTCAAGATATCATCTGTTCTCAG AAGCACACAAGCTTGAcactaaaagaagaagatatagctGTTACAAACGTCAAGATTGACTTGGCTCGTGGGAGAGAAAATCCGCTTGAATG CATCAACTTCTATAAG GATTATGATAGTGCAGAGAAGTTTGTGATACCTGAGGACAGAGTCAGTCACTTGTTACCAACAACATATCAAGACATGATAGTGAGAGTATATGCCAAAAAACCAGAATTG GTAGAAGCAGTTTCTGAGGCATTTGAAAACTTCCAAATGAGAACGTATGGAATCAAAGCTCAAGTACACGCAACAcctgagaaaaagaaaaggcgTGTGATGTAA